The Methylomarinum vadi genome has a window encoding:
- a CDS encoding (Fe-S)-binding protein, whose product MFDMMDFDGGSMGEINEPCGPIVPEPMDCMRCGLCLRSCPTYQISGDEQEGPRQRIRTLGRLLLEKQPVTSEALRHLQNCVQCRTCEAVCPSRMNYAELFEQAQSQCQAMRIRSVWAALALYLVARPNGMKALIPLLWFYQASGLGWLLRKLKLLKFIGLEHADRLAPHPVLQGLKPFYPAADAKGTVALFSGCISDRFDRATLLAAIQVLNQIGYSVVVPGRQNCCGAIHLHNGDRDTAERLLRHNIEVFSALPVDAVIYCATGCGSQMRDYSRLVADDQGVAAAFNDKLFEICDFVERHWPERLTLQPSDASVLVHEPCTQRNVLQNPQAVYKLLQRIPCLNVKELQDNHLCCGAGGSYMLTHPDNAEKIREQKLGHIESRADMLVTTNIGCALHLNGVSNREKQLAVVHPIRLIADRM is encoded by the coding sequence ATGTTCGATATGATGGATTTCGACGGCGGCTCGATGGGCGAAATTAACGAACCGTGCGGACCGATCGTTCCCGAGCCAATGGATTGCATGCGTTGCGGGCTGTGTCTGCGTTCGTGCCCTACCTATCAAATAAGCGGGGACGAGCAGGAAGGTCCAAGGCAGCGTATTCGCACCCTCGGCCGCTTGCTGCTAGAAAAGCAGCCGGTGACCTCAGAGGCATTGCGGCATCTGCAAAATTGCGTGCAATGTCGGACCTGCGAGGCTGTGTGTCCCAGCCGGATGAACTATGCCGAATTGTTCGAACAAGCCCAAAGCCAATGCCAAGCAATGCGTATACGAAGTGTGTGGGCGGCGCTCGCCTTATACCTTGTCGCTCGTCCGAACGGGATGAAAGCGCTAATACCTTTGCTTTGGTTTTATCAGGCCAGCGGCTTGGGATGGTTGCTGCGCAAGTTGAAACTACTGAAATTCATAGGGCTGGAACATGCCGATAGACTGGCGCCGCATCCGGTTTTGCAGGGCTTGAAACCCTTTTATCCTGCTGCCGATGCAAAAGGAACCGTAGCCTTGTTTAGCGGCTGCATCAGCGACCGTTTCGACCGCGCCACGCTGTTAGCCGCCATTCAGGTTCTGAACCAAATCGGATACAGCGTAGTGGTGCCCGGCCGGCAGAACTGTTGCGGTGCCATTCATCTGCATAACGGGGACCGGGACACCGCCGAGCGATTATTACGGCATAATATCGAAGTGTTTTCCGCTCTGCCAGTCGATGCGGTCATCTATTGCGCCACCGGTTGCGGCAGCCAGATGCGGGACTATTCGCGCCTTGTTGCCGACGATCAGGGGGTTGCGGCCGCGTTTAACGACAAACTGTTCGAAATTTGCGATTTTGTCGAGCGGCATTGGCCGGAACGATTAACTTTGCAACCCAGCGACGCCAGTGTATTGGTCCATGAACCGTGCACCCAGCGCAATGTACTGCAAAACCCGCAAGCGGTTTATAAGTTACTGCAACGCATACCTTGCTTGAATGTTAAAGAGTTGCAAGACAATCATTTATGCTGCGGCGCTGGCGGAAGCTATATGCTGACACATCCCGACAATGCCGAAAAAATACGCGAGCAGAAATTGGGGCATATAGAGAGCAGGGCGGATATGCTGGTTACCACCAACATCGGTTGCGCCTTACATTTAAACGGAGTTTCAAACCGGGAAAAACAGCTCGCTGTCGTGCATCCGATCCGGCTGATCGCCGACCGAATGTGA
- a CDS encoding DUF364 domain-containing protein, producing the protein MDDPKRLYECLLDYCSSTQTIARLSIGLVWTVCQSQPYQTLNSGLAMTPFMPTRTLRWPGTLTGKALKEVGKWIMEWEPYQATVGMAAVNCSINAGPIPDGELLEVKPGAANLTVFEHFLPRLRDKKVVVVGHYPGIEQYVEQYGWRVLERAPQPGDYPDPACEYLLPEADWVFISASSIPNKTFPRLAELSSGAKTVLMGPSVPWMPEMYHFGIDYLAGAEVVDADALFRTAAEGGGVRIFETGVRYKVVALGEENSLAWLKKSIAETYDNKERLTQTMEQWYLKGNSSRFPQYADLHDANTRLSRLDSAYKTLWDARRQ; encoded by the coding sequence ATGGACGATCCTAAGCGCCTTTATGAATGTCTGTTGGATTATTGCAGCAGCACGCAGACCATCGCCCGTCTGAGCATCGGATTAGTCTGGACAGTTTGCCAAAGCCAACCCTATCAAACGTTGAATTCGGGGCTCGCCATGACGCCGTTTATGCCGACGCGCACCTTGCGATGGCCGGGCACCTTGACCGGTAAAGCGCTGAAGGAGGTCGGCAAATGGATCATGGAATGGGAACCCTACCAGGCCACGGTCGGCATGGCTGCCGTCAACTGCAGCATCAATGCCGGCCCGATACCAGACGGCGAATTGCTGGAGGTTAAGCCTGGCGCCGCTAATTTAACGGTATTCGAGCATTTCCTGCCCCGGCTGCGGGATAAAAAAGTGGTCGTGGTCGGCCATTACCCCGGTATCGAACAGTATGTCGAACAATACGGTTGGCGAGTGTTGGAACGGGCGCCGCAGCCTGGCGATTATCCCGACCCGGCTTGCGAGTATTTGCTGCCGGAAGCCGATTGGGTGTTTATATCGGCCAGCTCTATCCCCAACAAGACCTTTCCTCGCTTGGCCGAATTATCGTCCGGGGCAAAAACGGTATTGATGGGGCCGTCCGTTCCCTGGATGCCGGAAATGTATCATTTCGGTATCGATTATCTGGCGGGTGCTGAGGTTGTCGATGCCGACGCGCTGTTTCGGACTGCGGCCGAGGGCGGCGGCGTGCGTATTTTCGAGACAGGCGTGCGTTACAAAGTCGTGGCCCTCGGTGAGGAAAACAGTCTGGCCTGGCTCAAGAAAAGCATCGCAGAAACCTATGACAACAAGGAAAGGCTAACGCAAACGATGGAGCAATGGTACCTCAAGGGAAATTCCAGCCGTTTTCCTCAATACGCCGACCTTCATGACGCTAACACCCGCCTGTCCCGGCTGGACAGCGCCTATAAAACGCTATGGGATGCCCGGCGGCAATAA